The genomic region AGAAGTTTTCATGTACAGAGATTTTCACTTCCCTATATACAACTGTAAATGCCTCTCGGgcataataaaaaaattaagtcttacaagaataaagaaaatatattagCAGATAATATATGTCGTTTAGACAGTTGCACACAGGCCATATAAACGCTTCCAGGAAATCATGCAGAGACTGTAGCGGACATCATACTTTTGAATTCCAAAAAATCTAACACTCCATTGCAGTCTGAATCAAATCTACATATCATTTTCTCGCACTCTTGTGGTTTTTGTGCATGCGGAATTAATCCCAGCCTGGAGAGCACTCGTTGCAGCTCTTCACAAGAGATATATCCATCTTCATTCTCATCAAAAATTTTAAATGCCTGCAACAAATCGTCTGACTCATTTTCTTCTTCGCCTTGTTCGCGGTTGAAGATGAAGTTATATAAATCAACAAACTCTTCGAATTGAAGACTATTGCTAGAATCCTCTGTACCTTTCTTTCTCACCACTAATCTCAAATCTTCTTCTAACATTACTATTCCGAGCTTGTTTGTGAATTGACAGATTTCATGGACTGTAACGGCTCCATCAGCATTTTGCTCGAGTAGTTGATATACTCTTCGAATTTCATTCAGATCAGCCATTTCAAGATAGAGAAAACGCAGGTATTAGCTCTAAATATATAAAAGCATACACGTGAATCGATCGCTGAGAGTAAAGAGCAATAGATATTTATACACTGTGAATATGATATACGATCTCCTGTCTGGTTACAAGTATTAATCCGTATTTATAAGAAGGTTTGGGGAGCATTGCAAG from Cryptomeria japonica chromosome 3, Sugi_1.0, whole genome shotgun sequence harbors:
- the LOC131070981 gene encoding calmodulin-like protein 2, which codes for MADLNEIRRVYQLLEQNADGAVTVHEICQFTNKLGIVMLEEDLRLVVRKKGTEDSSNSLQFEEFVDLYNFIFNREQGEEENESDDLLQAFKIFDENEDGYISCEELQRVLSRLGLIPHAQKPQECEKMICRFDSDCNGVLDFLEFKSMMSATVSA